In one Diabrotica virgifera virgifera chromosome 7, PGI_DIABVI_V3a genomic region, the following are encoded:
- the LOC126888398 gene encoding uncharacterized MFS-type transporter C09D4.1-like → MAMEKREESQGPLIEEGDSPKLRTYKRRWFILLMYMIYNALGSFQWICYSSITNLVVEYYGVNSILVDWTSIAYNAIYPLLVVPASYIIDKQGLRAAGVLGCCLTFLGTSLKLFSFHRDRFYVVVIGQIILAISNVLVACLPSKLAAVWFSTKEVTIACSLGVFGSQIGVALGYIFPSVIVNNHDSPETIGEGLRNLTWLLVLIAAPVTTGVLCYFPNEPPVPPSIVQAKIRDSKEDFQNKVFFNSLKDLFLNKPFVILMVAYGINIGVYSAVSTLLNQFILQYFEDADTDVGRMGCCMVLAGLCGAIGFSIVLDKTLKFKAITIVIYMFSIISVVFFMYALESRIKWLTYLSCASVGLFTTAFMPVGFEFAMEMTYPAEESTTSGILMAMTQILGVVFTISLGVLNKNLGCFWALASQAFLLSIGALVHLFVPSNVLLRQDALNQINYGSKRLEHHRSSRLVYIQ, encoded by the exons ATGGCAATGGAAAAAAGAGAAGAGTCTCAAGGGCCGCTTATTGAAGAAGGAGACAGTCCGAAACTAAGAACGTATAAACGACGGTGGTTTATTTTGTTGATGTACATGATTTACAACGCCCTTGGGTCTTTCCAGTGGATTTGTTATTCTAGCATTACCAATCTGGTGGTGGAGTACTATGGTGTTAACAGCATTTTGGTGGACTGGACTTCTATAGCGTACAACGCTATCTATCCATTGCTAGTTGTGCCGGCTTCCTATATTATCGACAAACAG gGGCTTAGAGCAGCCGGAGTCCTGGGATGCTGCCTGACCTTTTTGGGAACTAGCCTGAAACTGTTTTCTTTCCATCGTGATCGATTTTACGTTGTAGTCATCGGACAAATCATTCTGGCCATCTCGAATGTTCTTGTGGCCTGTCTCCCTTCAAAGTTAGCTGCTGTTTGGTTCAGCACTAAAGAA GTAACAATAGCATGCTCTCTCGGAGTATTTGGATCCCAAATTGGAGTAGCTTTGGGATACATTTTTCCTTCGGTGATAGTAAATAACCATGACAGTCCGGAAACGATAGGTGAAGGATTAAGAAACTTAACTTGGTTGCTAGTTTTAATAGCAGCACCAGTGACCACTGGCGTTCTATGTT attttcccAATGAACCGCCAGTACCTCCTAGTATAGTCCAAGCGAAAATCCGAGACTCCAAGGAAGATTTCCAAAACAAGGTTTTCTTCAATTCATTGAAAGACTTATTTTTGAACAAACCATTCGTGATACTTATGGTCGCTTATGGTATCAATATTGGCGTTTATTCAGCTGTATCTACACTTTTAAACCAGTTCATCCTTCAGTATTTCGAG GATGCTGACACCGATGTTGGTAGGATGGGATGTTGTATGGTCCTGGCAGGACTGTGTGGTGCAATTGGATTTAGCATTGTGCTGGATAAAACACTTAAATTTAAAGCAATAACTATAGTCATATACATGTTCTCGATCATCAGTGTAGTCTTCTTCATGTACGCTCTGGAATCCAGAATCAAATGGTTGACATATTTGAGCTGTGCTTCTGTGGG ATTATTTACCACAGCTTTCATGCCAGTAGGCTTTGAATTCGCAATGGAGATGACATATCCAGCCGAAGAAAGCACAACTTCTGGTATATTGATGGCGATGACACAAATCTTGGGTGTAGTATTCACCATTTCGTTGGGcgttttaaacaaaaatcttGGGTGCTTTTGGGCTTTAGCCAGTCAAGCTTTTCTTCTGTCAATAGGAGCATTAGTTCACTTATTCGTTCCTAGTAACGTATTACTACGACAAGATGCTCTCAATCAAATAAATTACGGGTCAAAGAGATTGGAACACCATAGGTCTTCAAGATTAGTTTATATACAGTAG